From Anaerolineae bacterium, one genomic window encodes:
- a CDS encoding pyridoxal phosphate-dependent aminotransferase, producing the protein MKVASRMLRLGTETAFEVLAKARALEAQGRKIIHLEIGEPDFDTPQFIIEAAYEAMKNGYTHYTPSAGIWEVRETIAEYISETRGIDVGPENVVVVPGGKPIIFFSILALCEEGDEVIYPNPGYPIYESMINFVGAKPVPMRLRMENNFSFDPDEFRSLVTPRTKMIVINSPANPTGGILSREDLEIIAEVALERDIMVLSDEIYSRIVYEGEFYSIASIPGMKDHTIILDGFSKTYAMTGWRLGYGVMPAWLAEHVTRLMTNSNSCAAAFTQIAGMKALKGPQDAVDRMVQAFRERRDVMVERLNKIPGFKCLKPAGAFYAFPNIEGTGMKSKELANYLLYEAGVAVLSGTSFGEYGEGFLRFSYANSLENINEALDRIEEALRKKGVG; encoded by the coding sequence ATGAAAGTAGCGTCCCGGATGCTCAGGCTTGGAACTGAAACGGCTTTTGAAGTGCTCGCCAAAGCCAGGGCTCTTGAAGCGCAGGGCCGGAAGATCATCCACCTGGAAATTGGAGAGCCCGATTTTGATACCCCGCAATTTATAATTGAAGCAGCTTACGAAGCCATGAAAAATGGCTACACCCACTATACCCCATCGGCCGGGATATGGGAGGTGCGGGAAACCATTGCCGAATACATCTCCGAAACCAGAGGCATTGATGTGGGCCCAGAAAACGTTGTGGTAGTTCCGGGAGGAAAGCCCATAATATTCTTCTCCATTCTAGCCCTCTGCGAGGAAGGAGATGAGGTGATCTACCCTAACCCCGGCTATCCCATCTACGAATCAATGATTAACTTTGTGGGAGCAAAGCCTGTGCCCATGCGCCTGCGGATGGAAAACAATTTCTCCTTTGATCCTGATGAATTCCGAAGTCTGGTTACCCCCCGCACCAAGATGATCGTGATAAACTCCCCGGCTAACCCTACCGGGGGGATTTTATCCAGAGAGGACCTGGAAATCATCGCTGAGGTAGCTCTTGAGCGGGATATAATGGTCCTTTCGGATGAAATTTACAGCCGCATCGTTTACGAAGGGGAATTCTACAGCATCGCCAGCATTCCAGGGATGAAGGACCACACCATAATCCTGGATGGTTTTTCCAAGACCTACGCTATGACCGGGTGGAGGCTTGGCTACGGGGTTATGCCTGCCTGGCTTGCCGAACACGTCACCAGGCTTATGACCAACTCCAACTCCTGTGCCGCCGCTTTCACCCAGATCGCCGGGATGAAAGCTCTCAAAGGCCCTCAGGACGCCGTAGACAGGATGGTCCAAGCGTTCCGGGAACGCCGGGATGTTATGGTGGAAAGGCTCAATAAAATTCCAGGGTTTAAGTGCCTCAAGCCCGCCGGTGCCTTCTACGCCTTCCCCAACATTGAAGGAACGGGGATGAAGAGCAAAGAACTGGCCAATTACCTCCTCTACGAAGCAGGCGTTGCTGTCCTTTCAGGGACCTCTTTCGGGGAATATGGGGAAGGATTCCTAAGGTTCTCTTACGCTAATTCCCTGGAAAACATAAACGAAGCATTGGACCGCATTGAGGAGGCTCTCAGGAAAAAGGGGGTAGGATAA
- the surE gene encoding 5'/3'-nucleotidase SurE, producing MPYILITNDDGVDAPGLLALKKALEPLGEIAVLAPDHNWSAAGHPKTMHKPLRVEEVRLADGSIAYASNGAPSDCVALAMLGFFPRRPELVVSGINLGGNMGYDITYSGTVAAAIEAAIFGVPAIAVSLDTFSPDADYTPAAEFAAHLAYYVLKKGLPPHTLLNVNVPAIPKDQIKGVQVTRLGRRFYEDQLIKRQDPRGKDYYWLGGGPPKDIIEEGTDVGAVARGYISVTPLHLDMTDYKLLDILRYWEIFK from the coding sequence ATGCCCTATATCTTGATAACCAATGACGATGGTGTGGATGCTCCAGGCCTCCTGGCCCTTAAAAAAGCCCTGGAGCCTTTGGGTGAGATAGCAGTCCTGGCCCCGGATCACAACTGGTCAGCGGCGGGACACCCCAAAACTATGCACAAGCCACTGAGGGTGGAGGAGGTTCGCTTAGCTGATGGTTCAATCGCTTACGCTTCTAATGGGGCCCCTTCCGATTGCGTGGCCCTGGCGATGCTGGGCTTCTTCCCCAGAAGACCCGAGCTGGTGGTTTCGGGCATAAACCTGGGGGGGAATATGGGATATGATATAACTTATTCTGGGACCGTTGCCGCTGCAATTGAGGCCGCCATCTTTGGCGTTCCAGCCATAGCGGTATCCCTGGACACTTTCTCCCCGGATGCCGATTACACCCCAGCAGCTGAGTTTGCCGCCCATCTGGCCTATTACGTGCTCAAAAAAGGCCTTCCACCCCACACATTGCTCAACGTTAACGTCCCCGCCATACCTAAGGATCAGATAAAAGGAGTTCAGGTAACCCGGCTTGGGCGGCGCTTTTACGAAGATCAGCTCATAAAGCGCCAGGACCCCAGAGGAAAGGATTATTATTGGCTTGGAGGAGGCCCTCCAAAAGACATCATTGAAGAAGGCACCGATGTGGGGGCTGTTGCCAGAGGTTATATCTCCGTAACCCCCCTCCACTTGGACATGACAGATTACAAGCTCCTGGATATCCTTCGCTACTGGGAAATCTTCAAATGA
- a CDS encoding putative glycoside hydrolase produces the protein MKRAISSLFLTLLSSIFIAITAWLAGEVGLEIVVTDREGRPLEATISLDGKKFRATGSFNLRTRRGEHPVEVQAPGYRTFKGKIKVTLFSFNPPLHLTLEPLILEGKIQDELDGSPVGYALIRGENFSLKAGPDGRFRLEKPSLPLSLSISADGYEELKVAFRSEEELFSPQTFFLRPNRVEGFVTDAFTGLPLAKVLVHTADWESFSDEHGRFTLRRVVKGEEIYFKLEGYFSTTLSFTGTEAATLRVALRPELVLVRVVEKFTLRPLPGAEVHCGGVSFLTDEKGEVLLPAPADGEIISASSSTHASAYTTFKGEETIVLELPSLVWGAKIRDASTGEPISGAWVYIAGKRFGPSWRGELKVEGVPPEGEITVKAPGYTLLRVNPSHGDWERDSPALNLSLEPFQVRGIYIPFVLLARPDRVKELLELVDKTELNAIVVDVKSDRGFLAWDSQVPLARELGIIRERESKTLQEILRFCREKGIYTIARIVVFKDNPLATGRPDLAVRRKDGTVWLDREELGWGNPFRREVWDYNIALAKEVASMGFDEINLDYIRFPSDGDLGAIAWEETNTLETRTEAIREFIKAISEALAPLPVFLSADVFGLTPWVEGGGDMGIGQRIEDISPYVDYLCPMVYPSTFAPGALGYENPALHPYDVVYRSTLKARERSKALVRPWLQHYSLYGVTYTLEQFKAQRRAAEEAGAWGWLWWNAGGFYEEALFTREE, from the coding sequence ATGAAAAGGGCAATTTCCTCCCTTTTCCTCACCCTGCTTTCCTCCATTTTCATAGCCATAACAGCCTGGCTGGCGGGTGAAGTCGGCCTTGAAATAGTGGTGACTGATAGGGAAGGCCGGCCTCTTGAAGCCACCATCTCTCTGGATGGAAAGAAGTTCAGGGCTACGGGAAGCTTTAACCTCAGAACCAGAAGAGGGGAGCACCCTGTAGAAGTCCAGGCCCCTGGTTACAGGACTTTCAAGGGAAAAATCAAAGTTACCCTTTTCTCCTTCAATCCACCCCTTCATTTGACCCTTGAGCCTTTGATTTTAGAAGGAAAAATTCAGGATGAGCTTGACGGCTCTCCGGTGGGCTATGCCCTGATCCGAGGGGAAAATTTCAGCTTGAAGGCAGGCCCCGACGGCCGTTTCCGGTTAGAAAAGCCCTCGCTGCCTCTCAGCCTTTCCATTTCAGCTGATGGCTATGAGGAATTAAAAGTTGCGTTCCGTTCGGAAGAAGAGCTTTTTTCTCCTCAGACTTTTTTCCTGCGGCCCAACCGGGTAGAAGGTTTTGTCACAGACGCCTTTACCGGCCTGCCGTTAGCGAAAGTGCTGGTCCACACTGCCGATTGGGAGAGCTTCTCCGATGAGCACGGCCGTTTCACCCTGAGGAGGGTGGTCAAAGGCGAGGAGATTTACTTTAAATTAGAGGGCTATTTCAGCACCACCCTCTCCTTCACGGGGACTGAAGCTGCTACTTTGCGTGTAGCCCTTCGCCCTGAGTTAGTTCTGGTGAGGGTGGTGGAGAAGTTTACCCTCAGACCTCTACCGGGAGCAGAGGTTCATTGCGGGGGTGTTTCCTTCCTGACCGACGAAAAAGGGGAGGTGCTGCTGCCGGCCCCGGCTGATGGGGAGATTATCAGTGCGTCCTCTTCAACCCATGCCTCCGCTTACACAACCTTTAAAGGAGAAGAGACCATTGTTTTAGAACTTCCGTCGCTCGTTTGGGGGGCCAAAATTCGTGATGCTTCCACGGGTGAACCCATTTCTGGTGCCTGGGTTTACATTGCCGGTAAAAGGTTTGGCCCCTCCTGGCGCGGCGAACTGAAAGTGGAAGGAGTCCCCCCAGAAGGAGAAATAACAGTGAAGGCGCCCGGTTACACTCTACTCCGAGTTAATCCCAGCCACGGGGATTGGGAAAGGGACTCTCCGGCTTTGAACCTCAGCCTTGAACCTTTTCAGGTGCGGGGGATTTACATCCCCTTCGTTCTCCTCGCCAGGCCTGATAGGGTGAAAGAACTTCTGGAGCTGGTGGATAAAACCGAGCTCAATGCCATTGTGGTGGACGTGAAAAGCGATCGGGGTTTTCTGGCCTGGGATTCACAGGTGCCTCTGGCCAGAGAACTGGGGATAATCCGGGAAAGAGAAAGCAAGACCCTCCAGGAGATCCTCAGGTTTTGCCGGGAAAAAGGGATTTACACCATCGCCAGAATCGTAGTCTTTAAAGATAATCCCCTGGCTACCGGCAGGCCTGATCTTGCTGTCAGAAGGAAGGACGGGACAGTTTGGCTTGATCGGGAGGAACTGGGCTGGGGGAACCCTTTCCGCAGAGAGGTGTGGGATTATAACATCGCTTTGGCCAAGGAAGTAGCTTCTATGGGGTTCGACGAAATAAATCTGGATTACATCCGGTTCCCTTCGGATGGGGACCTTGGGGCTATAGCGTGGGAAGAAACCAACACTCTGGAGACCAGGACCGAAGCCATTCGCGAGTTCATAAAAGCGATTTCCGAAGCTTTAGCCCCTTTGCCTGTGTTTCTTTCAGCCGATGTCTTTGGGCTCACTCCGTGGGTTGAAGGGGGAGGGGATATGGGCATAGGGCAGCGGATCGAGGATATATCCCCTTATGTGGACTATCTTTGCCCCATGGTTTACCCCTCAACTTTTGCCCCCGGTGCCCTGGGTTACGAGAATCCAGCTCTTCACCCTTACGATGTGGTTTACCGGAGCACTCTCAAAGCCAGAGAAAGAAGCAAGGCCCTCGTTCGCCCCTGGCTTCAGCATTATTCCCTTTACGGAGTAACCTACACTTTAGAGCAATTCAAAGCTCAGCGTCGGGCAGCTGAGGAGGCTGGTGCCTGGGGCTGGCTGTGGTGGAACGCTGGAGGATTTTACGAGGAAGCCCTTTTTACTCGCGAAGAATAA
- a CDS encoding YfhO family protein, with protein sequence MKIWLILSLPLLPWVPYLGEFAFPKGNPYSDILVAHYPNFIYLRKSITSWHTVPFWSPLIFSGYPFFANPLSGLWYPPGWLGVILPLPLAFNFLILAHLLWGAVGLYMLARTQGIGERGALLSALAWEVLPKTMAHYGAGHLTLVYALSWTPWLLTAEILWPRWVPVFLALTFLATPQWAGYAFVLWLIWSLRHTIKGQGLNHIPAWGWRAARKVALASLLSFSLLIPLLEFTFLSTRSRMTPSDVLVFSLPFPQLLGFFFPSFGSFHEFFIYPGAVVVTLAIAGGFNRFWWLTALVSLAWALGENLPAAHLVASLPGISLLRVPSRSIFITCMALTFLAGEGVERFIAGIEGKALKRARLSLVALPAFCFMLTIGLWVLEIKIAIWALWGAMAFVLAAFLAWKLHSSGSIHLWLALIAFLVLENWGVNLKLLDFRSPQEVLAEKAEVAEFLARQQRPFRVYAHSYVLPPHTTALYGLEMASGIDPLHLKAYASFMEGATGVPYGSYSVTIPPLTGEDPFTANKGYAPDPRKLGLLNVKYVASGFPLEVEGLKEIARFGEVRIYENDYARPRAWVEDSSGPRPVDYWEWAPNRLRLKARGPGLLVVSEIAYPGWEGFVDGKKRPVEVVGGVLRGISLEEGMHEIEMRFRPLSLKMGLVGLISGLCFLFLEQRFGKMGAMALQKGLAFYSSRVKRASS encoded by the coding sequence TTGAAGATATGGCTAATCCTATCATTGCCCTTACTTCCGTGGGTTCCTTACCTTGGAGAATTCGCTTTCCCGAAGGGGAACCCTTATTCCGACATCCTCGTAGCCCACTATCCGAATTTTATCTACCTAAGAAAATCCATAACGTCCTGGCATACTGTGCCTTTCTGGTCGCCTCTCATCTTCAGCGGTTACCCCTTTTTTGCCAATCCCCTTTCGGGCTTGTGGTATCCCCCAGGGTGGCTCGGGGTTATCTTACCCCTTCCCCTGGCCTTCAATTTCCTGATTCTGGCCCACCTGCTGTGGGGAGCTGTCGGCCTGTACATGCTGGCCAGGACTCAGGGCATAGGGGAAAGGGGTGCATTGCTTTCAGCTCTGGCCTGGGAAGTTTTACCCAAGACTATGGCCCACTACGGTGCCGGACACCTTACCCTGGTCTATGCTCTCTCCTGGACCCCCTGGCTTCTGACCGCTGAAATCCTCTGGCCCAGATGGGTTCCGGTATTCCTGGCCCTCACCTTTCTCGCCACCCCTCAGTGGGCCGGTTATGCTTTCGTTCTCTGGCTCATCTGGAGCTTGCGCCACACCATTAAAGGGCAAGGGTTAAATCATATTCCAGCCTGGGGATGGAGAGCAGCGCGGAAAGTTGCTCTCGCTTCCCTTCTCAGTTTCTCTCTGCTTATCCCCCTGCTGGAATTTACATTCCTGAGCACCCGTTCCAGGATGACACCGTCCGATGTCTTGGTTTTTTCCCTTCCGTTCCCCCAACTCCTGGGCTTCTTTTTCCCTTCCTTTGGCTCTTTCCACGAATTTTTCATCTATCCCGGCGCTGTGGTCGTTACTCTGGCGATCGCGGGCGGATTCAACAGATTCTGGTGGCTTACAGCTCTGGTAAGTTTGGCCTGGGCCCTAGGGGAAAATCTCCCCGCCGCTCATCTCGTAGCTTCCCTGCCTGGAATAAGTCTCCTCAGGGTTCCTTCCCGCAGCATCTTCATAACCTGTATGGCCCTGACCTTTCTGGCTGGAGAGGGTGTTGAAAGATTTATTGCCGGGATAGAGGGCAAAGCCTTAAAACGAGCTCGCCTTTCCCTGGTAGCTCTTCCAGCTTTTTGCTTTATGTTAACCATTGGGCTCTGGGTGCTCGAAATCAAGATAGCTATATGGGCTCTGTGGGGAGCGATGGCTTTCGTCCTCGCTGCTTTTCTGGCCTGGAAACTCCACAGCTCCGGCTCCATCCACTTGTGGCTCGCTTTGATAGCTTTTCTGGTGCTAGAAAATTGGGGGGTGAACTTGAAGCTGCTGGATTTCCGCTCCCCGCAGGAAGTCCTGGCGGAGAAAGCCGAGGTAGCCGAATTCCTTGCCCGGCAGCAAAGGCCCTTCCGGGTTTATGCCCATTCTTACGTTCTTCCGCCGCATACAACGGCCCTTTACGGTCTGGAAATGGCCAGCGGTATTGATCCCCTGCACCTTAAGGCTTACGCTTCTTTCATGGAAGGAGCTACCGGAGTTCCATACGGAAGCTACAGCGTGACTATACCACCTCTCACTGGAGAGGACCCCTTCACCGCAAACAAGGGGTATGCACCCGACCCCCGCAAACTGGGGCTTCTCAACGTTAAGTATGTGGCTTCAGGATTTCCGCTGGAGGTTGAAGGACTTAAAGAGATAGCGCGTTTTGGGGAGGTAAGGATATACGAGAACGATTACGCGAGGCCCCGCGCATGGGTTGAGGACTCTTCCGGACCCAGGCCGGTGGATTACTGGGAATGGGCCCCCAACAGACTTCGCCTTAAAGCTAGAGGCCCTGGCCTCCTGGTGGTTTCGGAAATAGCTTACCCGGGATGGGAAGGGTTTGTGGATGGGAAAAAGCGGCCGGTGGAAGTGGTGGGAGGCGTTCTCCGGGGTATCAGCCTTGAAGAGGGAATGCATGAAATAGAGATGCGATTTAGACCTCTGAGCCTGAAAATGGGCCTGGTGGGTTTGATTTCAGGTTTATGCTTCCTCTTTCTGGAACAGAGGTTCGGGAAAATGGGTGCAATGGCCTTACAGAAGGGCTTAGCCTTTTATTCTTCGCGAGTAAAAAGGGCTTCCTCGTAA
- the folE gene encoding GTP cyclohydrolase I FolE: MKGFIDKERIEKAVLDIIVAIGEDPNREGLRDTPRRIAEMYAELFEGLHQDPMEVLTVGFEEEEHQEMVILRDIPFYSMCEHHFLPFHGVAHIGYIPEKRIVGISKLARVVEILARRPQLQERLTGQIADVIMEGLQPKGVGVIIEAEHLCMTARGIKKPGSIVVTSANRGIFRSKLATRQEFLSLIRNSRRR; encoded by the coding sequence GTGAAGGGTTTCATTGATAAGGAACGTATAGAGAAAGCAGTTCTGGATATAATCGTAGCTATAGGGGAAGACCCCAACAGGGAAGGTCTCCGAGACACCCCCCGCCGCATCGCCGAAATGTACGCAGAACTCTTTGAAGGGTTGCACCAAGACCCTATGGAGGTCCTTACGGTTGGGTTTGAGGAGGAAGAACACCAAGAGATGGTAATCTTAAGGGATATACCCTTTTATTCCATGTGCGAGCATCATTTCCTCCCCTTTCACGGAGTCGCTCACATAGGCTACATACCGGAAAAACGCATAGTGGGGATTTCCAAGTTAGCCCGGGTGGTGGAAATCCTGGCCCGAAGGCCTCAGCTCCAGGAACGCCTCACTGGCCAGATCGCCGATGTCATTATGGAAGGCCTCCAGCCTAAAGGCGTCGGCGTCATCATTGAAGCCGAACATCTATGCATGACTGCAAGAGGGATTAAAAAGCCCGGAAGTATTGTGGTGACTTCGGCTAATAGAGGGATTTTCAGGTCCAAGCTGGCTACCAGACAGGAATTCTTGAGCCTTATCCGCAATTCTCGCCGCCGATAA
- a CDS encoding flippase-like domain-containing protein translates to MNRRWHFWLGILVSALFLYFALAGLKLDEVWQNIKTARYIWLAPGVLVYFLAVWGRTWRWHYLLASIQKVKITSLFPIVVIGYMGNNIYPARAGEILRAYVLKRREGISISSSLATILVERVFDGVVMLFFVFVSLPLVPIAPNLRHLVIGSSLLFFGVLGGVFLVAAKPEKARILYRRGVEKLLPDRFQAKVESLLDKFMEGLGGLRRPQDVLMVFLTSVFIWLTETTKYWFVMHGFEFQVPFYVLMLMTAVVNLATTLPSSPGYIGTFDAPGIKILVQFGVPGPIAAGYTLVLHAALWLPITLLGIFYMFRESLTWKEVQAEAAGGTGK, encoded by the coding sequence ATGAACCGTAGATGGCATTTCTGGCTCGGCATTCTGGTAAGCGCTTTGTTTTTATATTTCGCCCTCGCTGGCCTTAAGCTTGATGAAGTATGGCAGAACATAAAGACCGCCCGCTACATCTGGCTTGCCCCCGGCGTTCTGGTCTATTTCCTGGCGGTATGGGGTCGTACTTGGCGGTGGCATTACCTTCTGGCTTCCATCCAGAAGGTTAAGATTACCAGCCTTTTCCCCATCGTGGTGATCGGATACATGGGCAATAACATTTACCCCGCCAGAGCAGGGGAAATCCTGAGAGCTTATGTCCTCAAACGCAGGGAAGGGATAAGCATAAGCTCCTCCTTAGCCACTATTCTGGTGGAAAGGGTTTTTGATGGCGTTGTTATGTTGTTTTTTGTGTTTGTTTCTCTGCCCCTTGTGCCCATAGCTCCCAATCTGCGCCATTTAGTCATAGGGTCAAGCCTCCTTTTCTTCGGAGTTTTAGGAGGGGTTTTCCTCGTGGCAGCCAAACCCGAAAAAGCCAGGATCCTCTACCGCAGGGGTGTGGAGAAACTCTTACCGGACCGATTCCAGGCCAAAGTTGAGAGCCTTCTGGATAAGTTTATGGAAGGATTGGGAGGACTGCGTCGCCCTCAGGATGTGCTGATGGTTTTTCTGACCTCTGTCTTTATCTGGCTTACGGAAACCACAAAATACTGGTTTGTGATGCACGGTTTTGAATTTCAGGTGCCCTTCTATGTTCTGATGCTTATGACAGCAGTGGTTAACCTCGCCACCACTTTGCCCTCTTCTCCAGGTTACATAGGGACCTTTGACGCTCCAGGGATAAAGATTCTGGTTCAATTCGGAGTGCCAGGCCCCATAGCTGCAGGGTACACCCTGGTTCTACACGCCGCCCTTTGGCTCCCGATTACTTTGTTGGGCATATTTTACATGTTCAGGGAAAGCTTAACCTGGAAAGAGGTCCAGGCAGAAGCTGCCGGAGGGACAGGGAAGTGA
- a CDS encoding YfhL family 4Fe-4S dicluster ferredoxin has product MAYMITEECILCGACEPECPNQAISEGPDRYVIDPEKCTECVGFYNEPQCASVCPVGACVPDPNRRESKEELKAKYQALHPGRAPTGGWD; this is encoded by the coding sequence ATGGCTTACATGATAACGGAAGAATGCATCTTGTGCGGGGCTTGTGAACCCGAGTGCCCCAACCAGGCCATAAGTGAGGGACCTGACCGTTATGTAATAGACCCCGAAAAGTGCACCGAATGCGTCGGCTTTTACAACGAACCCCAGTGCGCTTCAGTTTGTCCGGTCGGTGCCTGCGTTCCTGACCCCAACAGGAGGGAGAGCAAAGAAGAGCTTAAGGCCAAATACCAGGCCTTACATCCAGGACGTGCCCCTACAGGAGGGTGGGATTAA
- a CDS encoding DUF1848 domain-containing protein, translating into MGPVAFPSEPEEDSYRALLLVISASRRTDIIAWYSAWFVKAIKRGETTVLHPFTFKPYVVSLRPENVHTIVLWSKNFRPLIENRYGIREALSRYDQLYFHFSITGLGATPLEPRVPPWQEAVEQLPAILKIAGHPLRISLRFDPILFWEEAGEIKSNVPLAEPIFIAAAKAGITTVRFSFATFYSRVKKRNWKWLDPSPEQKLEIASKLVEMGRSLGLTLYSCANPLLLKAGALPSSCIDGELLSKLHPKGLLASTEKDKGQRKECGCTLSVDIGSYLMRCPSGCIYCYASPIVQS; encoded by the coding sequence ATGGGCCCTGTAGCTTTCCCATCTGAGCCCGAAGAGGATAGTTACAGGGCCCTACTTTTGGTTATATCCGCCTCCAGGCGCACGGATATAATCGCCTGGTATTCTGCTTGGTTTGTTAAAGCCATAAAAAGGGGAGAAACAACTGTGCTGCATCCTTTTACCTTCAAACCCTACGTTGTCTCCCTCAGGCCAGAAAATGTCCACACTATTGTGCTCTGGAGCAAAAATTTTAGACCTCTGATAGAAAACCGCTACGGGATCAGAGAAGCCCTCTCAAGATACGATCAGCTCTACTTCCACTTCTCTATCACCGGCCTTGGAGCCACACCCCTGGAGCCAAGAGTTCCACCATGGCAGGAGGCTGTAGAACAATTGCCGGCAATTCTTAAGATCGCTGGTCATCCCCTGAGAATAAGTCTGCGGTTTGATCCCATTCTCTTCTGGGAAGAAGCAGGGGAAATAAAAAGCAATGTGCCCCTGGCTGAACCCATTTTCATCGCTGCCGCCAAAGCCGGGATAACCACAGTGCGCTTTTCCTTCGCCACCTTCTACAGTAGAGTGAAAAAGAGGAACTGGAAATGGCTTGACCCTTCCCCTGAGCAGAAGCTGGAAATAGCCTCCAAGCTTGTAGAAATGGGGCGCTCTTTAGGTCTTACCCTTTACAGTTGTGCTAATCCGTTGCTTTTGAAGGCCGGAGCTTTACCTTCAAGCTGCATAGACGGTGAACTGCTGAGCAAACTTCACCCCAAGGGGCTCCTTGCCTCCACTGAAAAGGACAAAGGACAGCGTAAAGAATGCGGTTGCACCTTAAGCGTGGACATAGGCTCTTACCTGATGCGGTGCCCTTCGGGCTGTATATATTGTTACGCCAGCCCCATAGTTCAGAGCTAA
- a CDS encoding response regulator: MPEGRILIVEDDVELAVRLKDYFQARGYEVLIAHLGQEALSLARLWTPEIIIQDIRLPDMDGFEVARRLAESPRTRAVGIFFLTQLGDRESKLQGLKLGAVGYMAKPFDLDELELRVRNAIKALRRPRPLNPITGLFNRETLAIELSSLLQEGKWAAFRVLLDGIEEFMDYYGFVTADDLLRAVALVLKNLLAQTRAEGLAGHLGEADFLFLCPVEKAEEIESKLKETLARTIAAFYPAKEIAGERRPTITIKLGKAIIEEGKISLLEEVERATTPLESIDV, translated from the coding sequence ATGCCCGAGGGCAGAATCCTTATAGTAGAAGACGATGTTGAGCTGGCCGTAAGGCTCAAAGATTATTTTCAGGCTAGAGGCTATGAAGTTCTGATAGCCCATTTAGGCCAGGAAGCTTTATCTTTAGCTCGCCTCTGGACCCCGGAAATTATCATTCAGGATATTCGCCTCCCCGATATGGACGGTTTTGAAGTAGCTCGTCGCCTCGCAGAAAGCCCCCGCACTAGGGCCGTGGGAATTTTCTTTCTCACCCAGCTGGGCGATAGGGAGAGCAAGCTTCAAGGACTCAAGCTTGGGGCTGTGGGCTACATGGCTAAGCCTTTTGACCTGGATGAACTGGAGCTCAGAGTAAGGAATGCCATAAAAGCTCTGCGAAGGCCCCGACCTTTAAACCCCATAACGGGATTGTTTAATAGAGAAACCTTAGCCATTGAGCTTTCATCTTTGCTACAGGAAGGGAAATGGGCCGCCTTTCGCGTTCTTCTGGATGGCATCGAAGAGTTTATGGATTATTATGGCTTTGTGACGGCGGATGACCTTTTGAGAGCGGTGGCTTTGGTGCTCAAGAACTTGCTGGCTCAGACCAGAGCAGAGGGCCTTGCGGGTCATCTGGGGGAGGCAGATTTTCTCTTTCTATGCCCTGTAGAGAAAGCGGAAGAAATCGAGAGTAAGCTCAAAGAGACCTTAGCCCGGACAATCGCTGCTTTCTACCCGGCTAAGGAGATAGCAGGAGAACGCAGACCGACCATAACGATAAAATTAGGCAAAGCCATTATTGAAGAGGGGAAAATTTCACTTCTGGAGGAGGTGGAAAGAGCTACTACACCCCTTGAAAGCATAGACGTTTAG
- a CDS encoding 4-vinyl reductase, with protein sequence MSQESKSNLFYPNKIVRIYLETLEEVMGKKGIHALLHLAKLPHLIDNYPPNNLEKAFPFEDFAALNQALEDMYGPKGGRGLALRAARASFDKGLKEFGAIVGVADAAFKLLPVKMRLSIGLKAMADVFNRFSDQVTKVEEKEDHFVYTIEVCPVCYGRHSDRPVCYAALGLLMEGLKWAIGKEFDVRETKCIAAGDPVCEFIIPKQPKEEE encoded by the coding sequence GTGAGCCAAGAAAGCAAGTCCAACCTCTTTTATCCCAATAAGATTGTGCGAATTTACCTTGAAACCCTTGAGGAAGTTATGGGCAAAAAAGGCATACACGCCCTCCTTCACCTGGCCAAGCTGCCTCACCTCATAGATAACTACCCCCCCAACAACCTGGAAAAAGCCTTCCCTTTTGAAGATTTCGCCGCTCTGAACCAGGCCCTTGAAGATATGTATGGCCCAAAAGGAGGCAGAGGACTTGCTCTAAGAGCAGCAAGGGCTTCATTTGATAAGGGACTTAAGGAGTTTGGGGCTATAGTGGGGGTTGCTGATGCGGCCTTCAAGCTTTTGCCCGTTAAAATGAGGTTGAGCATAGGCCTCAAGGCCATGGCTGATGTTTTCAATCGCTTCAGCGATCAGGTGACTAAAGTGGAAGAGAAAGAAGACCACTTTGTTTACACCATTGAAGTTTGCCCGGTCTGTTACGGACGCCACTCTGACAGGCCTGTGTGCTATGCGGCTCTGGGTCTTCTAATGGAAGGCCTTAAGTGGGCCATAGGCAAAGAATTTGATGTGCGTGAGACCAAATGTATAGCCGCTGGTGATCCTGTATGCGAGTTTATAATCCCCAAGCAGCCTAAAGAAGAGGAGTGA